In Brienomyrus brachyistius isolate T26 chromosome 3, BBRACH_0.4, whole genome shotgun sequence, the following proteins share a genomic window:
- the LOC125738674 gene encoding nuclear transcription factor Y subunit beta-like isoform X1, giving the protein MDGDSSTTDASQLGIAGEYMQSSHFVLQSQDEDGEEGMNDHEDGNGSKDNLREQDIYLPIANVARIMKNAVPPSGKIAKDAKECVQECVSEFISFITSEASERCHQEKRKTINGEDILFAMSTLGFDMYVEPLKLYLQKFREAMKGEKGITAVPVSESIGEELADDSFANQLPAGLITTDGQTQNVMVYTTSYQQIPGVQQIQFS; this is encoded by the exons ATGGACGGAGATAGTTCGACCACGGACGCCTCCCAGTTGGGCATCGCTGGAGAATATATGCAGTCGAGCCACTTCGTGCTGCAGTCACAGGATG AAGATGGAGAGGAAGGGATGAATGATCATGAGGATGGAAACGGCAGCAAGGATAACCTGCGCGAACAGGACATCTACCTGCCCATCGCCAACGTGGCCCGCATCATGAAGAACGCCGTCCCCCCAAGCGGAAAG ATCGCTAAGGATGCGAAGGAGTGTGTGCAGGAGTGCGTGAGTGAGTTCATCAGCTTCATCACCTCAGAGGCCAGCGAGCGCTGCCACCAAGAGAAGAGGAAGACCATCAATGGGGAGGATATCCTGTTCGCCATGTCCACTCTGGGCTTCGACATGTACGTGGAGCCCCTGAAGCTCTACCTGCAGAAGTTCAGAGAG GCAATGAAGGGGGAGAAGGGGATCACGGCTGTGCCCGTGTCAGAGAGCATTGGAGAGGAGCTTGCAGACGACAGCTTTG CTAACCAACTGCCTGCAGGACTCATAACAACCGATGGGCAGACTCAGAACGTGATGGTCTACACCACATCATACCAGCAG ATCCCGGGGGTGCAGCAGATTCAGTTTTCGTGA
- the LOC125738674 gene encoding nuclear transcription factor Y subunit beta-like isoform X2: MDGDSSTTDASQLGIAGEYMQSSHFVLQSQDEDGEEGMNDHEDGNGSKDNLREQDIYLPIANVARIMKNAVPPSGKIAKDAKECVQECVSEFISFITSEASERCHQEKRKTINGEDILFAMSTLGFDMYVEPLKLYLQKFREAMKGEKGITAVPVSESIGEELADDSFGLITTDGQTQNVMVYTTSYQQIPGVQQIQFS, translated from the exons ATGGACGGAGATAGTTCGACCACGGACGCCTCCCAGTTGGGCATCGCTGGAGAATATATGCAGTCGAGCCACTTCGTGCTGCAGTCACAGGATG AAGATGGAGAGGAAGGGATGAATGATCATGAGGATGGAAACGGCAGCAAGGATAACCTGCGCGAACAGGACATCTACCTGCCCATCGCCAACGTGGCCCGCATCATGAAGAACGCCGTCCCCCCAAGCGGAAAG ATCGCTAAGGATGCGAAGGAGTGTGTGCAGGAGTGCGTGAGTGAGTTCATCAGCTTCATCACCTCAGAGGCCAGCGAGCGCTGCCACCAAGAGAAGAGGAAGACCATCAATGGGGAGGATATCCTGTTCGCCATGTCCACTCTGGGCTTCGACATGTACGTGGAGCCCCTGAAGCTCTACCTGCAGAAGTTCAGAGAG GCAATGAAGGGGGAGAAGGGGATCACGGCTGTGCCCGTGTCAGAGAGCATTGGAGAGGAGCTTGCAGACGACAGCTTTG GACTCATAACAACCGATGGGCAGACTCAGAACGTGATGGTCTACACCACATCATACCAGCAG ATCCCGGGGGTGCAGCAGATTCAGTTTTCGTGA
- the LOC125739479 gene encoding thioredoxin reductase 1, cytoplasmic-like isoform X1, with protein MGNSVRKGIAVFVDQTRIKSVQNSALGAAAAGPHPQLKGGRQTVEGYLCKGSVVIFTGTTCSRYAQVSETLTLAGTSYFTVQLDQRGDKQEVQHALWQLTQQRSLPAVFVNKSYFGDAEKIFQMHRDGTLRDLLRTELGSISEGGYDYDLVVIGGGSGGLAAAKEAASFAKKVLVLDLVTPSPKGATWGLGGTCVNVGCIPKKLMHQAALLGQAIQDSRRFGWEFEQQVSHSWSCMTAAIQKRIKALNFSYRQDLRDGKVAYLNAFGELVTSHVVKATDAQGKETCHSASMFIIATGERPRYPGIPGDREFCITSDDLFSLRHCPGHTLVVGASYVGLECAGFLAGLGLQVTVMVRSVLLRGFDQKMAQKIEEYMVLHGVQFLRPFVPTKIEQIQDGRPGKLRVTAVSTNGKETYEGEFNTVLLAIGRDACTRNIGLDRIGVKYNQQTGKIPVDEDERTSVGHIYAIGDVQEGRLELTPVAIQAGRLLARRLYGGWSTKAGTHTHTRAHTHRQCDYANVPTTVFTPLEYGACGLSEEAATEKYGQDDVEVYHASYCPLEWALPSRDKRSCYAKVVCHTPDDERVVGIHVLGPNAGEIIQGFAVALKCGLTKGQLDATIGIHPVCAEVLTDLTVTQRAGDAAAVRGGC; from the exons ATGGGAAATTCGGTTCGGAAGGGCATTGCGGTATTCGTGGACCAGACCCGAATCAAAAGCGTGCAGAACTCCGCGCTAG GTGCGGCTGCGGCTGGACCTCACCCGCAGCTGAAAGGTGGCAGGCAGACGGTGGAGGGCTATCTCTGCAAGGGCAGCGTGGTCATCTTCACCGGGACAACCTGCTCACGATATGCCCAG GTGAGCGAGACTCTCACACTGGCTGGTACCTCTTACTTCACCGTGCAGCTGGATCAAAGAG GGGACAAGCAGGAAGTCCAGCATGCCCTGTGGCAGCTCACACAGCAAAGATCACTGCCCGCAGTGTTTGTGAACAAGAGCTACTTCGGAGATGCAGAAAAAATATTCCAG atgcACAGGGACGGGACGCTGAGGGACCTCCTTAGGACAGAGCTGGGAAGTATCTCTGAAGGCGGGTACGACTATGACCTGGTGGTGATTGGTGGTGGATCTGGAGGCCTAGCTGCAGccaag GAAGCTGCCAGCTTTGCCAAGAAGGTCCTCGTCCTTGACCTCGTGACCCCTTCTCCTAAAGGAGCCACATGGG gacttggtggcacctgtgtcaacgtgggctgcattcccaaaaaGCTGATGCATCAAGCCGCCCTACTGGGCCAAGCGATCCAGGATTCCCGCAGGTTTGGCTGGGAATTCGAACAACAGG TATCACACAGCTGGAGCTGCATGACTGCGGCCATCCAGAAGCGCATAAAGGCCCTGAACTTCAGCTACCGCCAAGACCTGCGGGATGGCAAGGTGGCATACCTGAACGCATTCGGGGAGCTGGTGACGTCGCATGTTGTCAAG GCGACAGACGCACAAGGGAAGGAGACTTGCCACTCGGCCTCCATGTTTATCATTGCCACTGGAGAACGACCCCGATATCCAGGCATCCCTGGAGACCGTGAGTTCTGCATCACCAG TGATGACCTATTCTCGCTGCGACACTGCCCTGGGCACACGCTGGTGGTGGGGGCGTCCTATGTCGGCTTGGAGTGTGCCGGGTTCCTGGCCGGACTGGGCCTGCAGGTCACCGTCATGGTGCGCTCCGTGCTGCTGCGGGGCTTCGACCAGAAGATGGCTCAGAAGATCGAGGAGTACATGGTCCTTCATGGAGTCCAGTTCCTGCGGCCTTTTGTTCCCACCAAG ATTGAGCAGATCCAAGATGGCCGTCCGGGGAAGCTAAGAGTGACGGCCGTCTCGACCAATGGAAAGGAGACATACGAAGGAGAGTTCAACACC GTACTGCTGGCTATCGGACGGGACGCCTGTACCAGGAACATCGGCCTCGACCGCATCGGAGTGAAATACAATCAGCA GACCGGCAAGATCCCGGTGGACGAGGACGAGCGAACCAGCGTGGGTCACATATACGCCATCGGGGATGTGCAGGAGGGCCGGCTGGAGCTGACGCCGGTGGCCATTCAGGCGGGCCGTCTGTTGGCACGGAGGCTCTATGGGGGGTGGAGCACCAAGGCagggacacacacgcacacacgtgcacacacacacagacag TGTGACTATGCAAACGTGCCCACCACGGTCTTCACCCCACTGGAGTACGGGGCCTGCGGCCTGTCAGAGGAGGCCGCCACAGAGAAGTATGGACAGGACGACGTCGAG GTGTACCACGCCTCCTACTGCCCACTGGAGTGGGCGCTGCCCAGCAGAGATAAGCGCAGCTGCTATGCGAAAGTCGTCTGCCACACGCCTGACGAT GAGCGGGTCGTAGGCATCCATGTCCTGGGCCCCAATGCAGGGGAGATCATCCAGGGCTTTGCTGTGGCCCTCAAGTGTGGTCTGACCAAGGGGCAACTGGATGCCACCATCGGGATCCACCCAGTGTGTGCCGAG GTGCTAACCGATCTGACGGTAACCCAGCGTGCCGGCGATGCCGCGGCCGTCCGAGGAGGGTGCTGA
- the LOC125739479 gene encoding thioredoxin reductase 1, cytoplasmic-like isoform X4: MGNSVRKGIAVFVDQTRIKSVQNSALGAAAAGPHPQLKGGRQTVEGYLCKGSVVIFTGTTCSRYAQVSETLTLAGTSYFTVQLDQRGDKQEVQHALWQLTQQRSLPAVFVNKSYFGDAEKIFQMHRDGTLRDLLRTELGSISEGGYDYDLVVIGGGSGGLAAAKEAASFAKKVLVLDLVTPSPKGATWGLGGTCVNVGCIPKKLMHQAALLGQAIQDSRRFGWEFEQQVSHSWSCMTAAIQKRIKALNFSYRQDLRDGKVAYLNAFGELVTSHVVKATDAQGKETCHSASMFIIATGERPRYPGIPGDREFCITSDDLFSLRHCPGHTLVVGASYVGLECAGFLAGLGLQVTVMVRSVLLRGFDQKMAQKIEEYMVLHGVQFLRPFVPTKIEQIQDGRPGKLRVTAVSTNGKETYEGEFNTVLLAIGRDACTRNIGLDRIGVKYNQQTGKIPVDEDERTSVGHIYAIGDVQEGRLELTPVAIQAGRLLARRLYGGWSTKAGTHTHTRAHTHRQCDYANVPTTVFTPLEYGACGLSEEAATEKYGQDDVEVYHASYCPLEWALPSRDKRSCYAKVVCHTPDDVSGRLCGAGENGFHSGRS; encoded by the exons ATGGGAAATTCGGTTCGGAAGGGCATTGCGGTATTCGTGGACCAGACCCGAATCAAAAGCGTGCAGAACTCCGCGCTAG GTGCGGCTGCGGCTGGACCTCACCCGCAGCTGAAAGGTGGCAGGCAGACGGTGGAGGGCTATCTCTGCAAGGGCAGCGTGGTCATCTTCACCGGGACAACCTGCTCACGATATGCCCAG GTGAGCGAGACTCTCACACTGGCTGGTACCTCTTACTTCACCGTGCAGCTGGATCAAAGAG GGGACAAGCAGGAAGTCCAGCATGCCCTGTGGCAGCTCACACAGCAAAGATCACTGCCCGCAGTGTTTGTGAACAAGAGCTACTTCGGAGATGCAGAAAAAATATTCCAG atgcACAGGGACGGGACGCTGAGGGACCTCCTTAGGACAGAGCTGGGAAGTATCTCTGAAGGCGGGTACGACTATGACCTGGTGGTGATTGGTGGTGGATCTGGAGGCCTAGCTGCAGccaag GAAGCTGCCAGCTTTGCCAAGAAGGTCCTCGTCCTTGACCTCGTGACCCCTTCTCCTAAAGGAGCCACATGGG gacttggtggcacctgtgtcaacgtgggctgcattcccaaaaaGCTGATGCATCAAGCCGCCCTACTGGGCCAAGCGATCCAGGATTCCCGCAGGTTTGGCTGGGAATTCGAACAACAGG TATCACACAGCTGGAGCTGCATGACTGCGGCCATCCAGAAGCGCATAAAGGCCCTGAACTTCAGCTACCGCCAAGACCTGCGGGATGGCAAGGTGGCATACCTGAACGCATTCGGGGAGCTGGTGACGTCGCATGTTGTCAAG GCGACAGACGCACAAGGGAAGGAGACTTGCCACTCGGCCTCCATGTTTATCATTGCCACTGGAGAACGACCCCGATATCCAGGCATCCCTGGAGACCGTGAGTTCTGCATCACCAG TGATGACCTATTCTCGCTGCGACACTGCCCTGGGCACACGCTGGTGGTGGGGGCGTCCTATGTCGGCTTGGAGTGTGCCGGGTTCCTGGCCGGACTGGGCCTGCAGGTCACCGTCATGGTGCGCTCCGTGCTGCTGCGGGGCTTCGACCAGAAGATGGCTCAGAAGATCGAGGAGTACATGGTCCTTCATGGAGTCCAGTTCCTGCGGCCTTTTGTTCCCACCAAG ATTGAGCAGATCCAAGATGGCCGTCCGGGGAAGCTAAGAGTGACGGCCGTCTCGACCAATGGAAAGGAGACATACGAAGGAGAGTTCAACACC GTACTGCTGGCTATCGGACGGGACGCCTGTACCAGGAACATCGGCCTCGACCGCATCGGAGTGAAATACAATCAGCA GACCGGCAAGATCCCGGTGGACGAGGACGAGCGAACCAGCGTGGGTCACATATACGCCATCGGGGATGTGCAGGAGGGCCGGCTGGAGCTGACGCCGGTGGCCATTCAGGCGGGCCGTCTGTTGGCACGGAGGCTCTATGGGGGGTGGAGCACCAAGGCagggacacacacgcacacacgtgcacacacacacagacag TGTGACTATGCAAACGTGCCCACCACGGTCTTCACCCCACTGGAGTACGGGGCCTGCGGCCTGTCAGAGGAGGCCGCCACAGAGAAGTATGGACAGGACGACGTCGAG GTGTACCACGCCTCCTACTGCCCACTGGAGTGGGCGCTGCCCAGCAGAGATAAGCGCAGCTGCTATGCGAAAGTCGTCTGCCACACGCCTGACGATGTAAGCGGACGCCTCTGCGGGGCTGGTGAAAATGGCTTCCATTCAGGTCGAAGCTGA
- the LOC125739479 gene encoding thioredoxin reductase 1, cytoplasmic-like isoform X3 yields the protein MGNSVRKGIAVFVDQTRIKSVQNSALGAAAAGPHPQLKGGRQTVEGYLCKGSVVIFTGTTCSRYAQVSETLTLAGTSYFTVQLDQRGDKQEVQHALWQLTQQRSLPAVFVNKSYFGDAEKIFQMHRDGTLRDLLRTELGSISEGGYDYDLVVIGGGSGGLAAAKEAASFAKKVLVLDLVTPSPKGATWGLGGTCVNVGCIPKKLMHQAALLGQAIQDSRRFGWEFEQQVSHSWSCMTAAIQKRIKALNFSYRQDLRDGKVAYLNAFGELVTSHVVKATDAQGKETCHSASMFIIATGERPRYPGIPGDREFCITSDDLFSLRHCPGHTLVVGASYVGLECAGFLAGLGLQVTVMVRSVLLRGFDQKMAQKIEEYMVLHGVQFLRPFVPTKIEQIQDGRPGKLRVTAVSTNGKETYEGEFNTVLLAIGRDACTRNIGLDRIGVKYNQQTGKIPVDEDERTSVGHIYAIGDVQEGRLELTPVAIQAGRLLARRLYGGWSTKAGTHTHTRAHTHRQCDYANVPTTVFTPLEYGACGLSEEAATEKYGQDDVEVPCAATMTRTQLCNAVLALILLPLSLVMYYSLSLRFWVISVRTLQRQRKNGVKK from the exons ATGGGAAATTCGGTTCGGAAGGGCATTGCGGTATTCGTGGACCAGACCCGAATCAAAAGCGTGCAGAACTCCGCGCTAG GTGCGGCTGCGGCTGGACCTCACCCGCAGCTGAAAGGTGGCAGGCAGACGGTGGAGGGCTATCTCTGCAAGGGCAGCGTGGTCATCTTCACCGGGACAACCTGCTCACGATATGCCCAG GTGAGCGAGACTCTCACACTGGCTGGTACCTCTTACTTCACCGTGCAGCTGGATCAAAGAG GGGACAAGCAGGAAGTCCAGCATGCCCTGTGGCAGCTCACACAGCAAAGATCACTGCCCGCAGTGTTTGTGAACAAGAGCTACTTCGGAGATGCAGAAAAAATATTCCAG atgcACAGGGACGGGACGCTGAGGGACCTCCTTAGGACAGAGCTGGGAAGTATCTCTGAAGGCGGGTACGACTATGACCTGGTGGTGATTGGTGGTGGATCTGGAGGCCTAGCTGCAGccaag GAAGCTGCCAGCTTTGCCAAGAAGGTCCTCGTCCTTGACCTCGTGACCCCTTCTCCTAAAGGAGCCACATGGG gacttggtggcacctgtgtcaacgtgggctgcattcccaaaaaGCTGATGCATCAAGCCGCCCTACTGGGCCAAGCGATCCAGGATTCCCGCAGGTTTGGCTGGGAATTCGAACAACAGG TATCACACAGCTGGAGCTGCATGACTGCGGCCATCCAGAAGCGCATAAAGGCCCTGAACTTCAGCTACCGCCAAGACCTGCGGGATGGCAAGGTGGCATACCTGAACGCATTCGGGGAGCTGGTGACGTCGCATGTTGTCAAG GCGACAGACGCACAAGGGAAGGAGACTTGCCACTCGGCCTCCATGTTTATCATTGCCACTGGAGAACGACCCCGATATCCAGGCATCCCTGGAGACCGTGAGTTCTGCATCACCAG TGATGACCTATTCTCGCTGCGACACTGCCCTGGGCACACGCTGGTGGTGGGGGCGTCCTATGTCGGCTTGGAGTGTGCCGGGTTCCTGGCCGGACTGGGCCTGCAGGTCACCGTCATGGTGCGCTCCGTGCTGCTGCGGGGCTTCGACCAGAAGATGGCTCAGAAGATCGAGGAGTACATGGTCCTTCATGGAGTCCAGTTCCTGCGGCCTTTTGTTCCCACCAAG ATTGAGCAGATCCAAGATGGCCGTCCGGGGAAGCTAAGAGTGACGGCCGTCTCGACCAATGGAAAGGAGACATACGAAGGAGAGTTCAACACC GTACTGCTGGCTATCGGACGGGACGCCTGTACCAGGAACATCGGCCTCGACCGCATCGGAGTGAAATACAATCAGCA GACCGGCAAGATCCCGGTGGACGAGGACGAGCGAACCAGCGTGGGTCACATATACGCCATCGGGGATGTGCAGGAGGGCCGGCTGGAGCTGACGCCGGTGGCCATTCAGGCGGGCCGTCTGTTGGCACGGAGGCTCTATGGGGGGTGGAGCACCAAGGCagggacacacacgcacacacgtgcacacacacacagacag TGTGACTATGCAAACGTGCCCACCACGGTCTTCACCCCACTGGAGTACGGGGCCTGCGGCCTGTCAGAGGAGGCCGCCACAGAGAAGTATGGACAGGACGACGTCGAGGTGCCCTGCGCTGCCACGATGACACGAACACAACTCTGCAATGCTGTTTTAGCTCTCATTTTACTACCTCTGTCATTAGTTATGTATTATAGCTTATCTCTGAGGTTTTGGGTCATTTCAGTCAGGACTTTGCAAAGACAACGAAAAAATGGAGTTAAGAAATAA
- the LOC125739479 gene encoding thioredoxin reductase 1, cytoplasmic-like isoform X2 gives MGNSVRKGIAVFVDQTRIKSVQNSALGAAAAGPHPQLKGGRQTVEGYLCKGSVVIFTGTTCSRYAQVSETLTLAGTSYFTVQLDQRGDKQEVQHALWQLTQQRSLPAVFVNKSYFGDAEKIFQMHRDGTLRDLLRTELGSISEGGYDYDLVVIGGGSGGLAAAKEAASFAKKVLVLDLVTPSPKGATWGLGGTCVNVGCIPKKLMHQAALLGQAIQDSRRFGWEFEQQVSHSWSCMTAAIQKRIKALNFSYRQDLRDGKVAYLNAFGELVTSHVVKATDAQGKETCHSASMFIIATGERPRYPGIPGDREFCITSDDLFSLRHCPGHTLVVGASYVGLECAGFLAGLGLQVTVMVRSVLLRGFDQKMAQKIEEYMVLHGVQFLRPFVPTKIEQIQDGRPGKLRVTAVSTNGKETYEGEFNTVLLAIGRDACTRNIGLDRIGVKYNQQTGKIPVDEDERTSVGHIYAIGDVQEGRLELTPVAIQAGRLLARRLYGGWSTKCDYANVPTTVFTPLEYGACGLSEEAATEKYGQDDVEVYHASYCPLEWALPSRDKRSCYAKVVCHTPDDERVVGIHVLGPNAGEIIQGFAVALKCGLTKGQLDATIGIHPVCAEVLTDLTVTQRAGDAAAVRGGC, from the exons ATGGGAAATTCGGTTCGGAAGGGCATTGCGGTATTCGTGGACCAGACCCGAATCAAAAGCGTGCAGAACTCCGCGCTAG GTGCGGCTGCGGCTGGACCTCACCCGCAGCTGAAAGGTGGCAGGCAGACGGTGGAGGGCTATCTCTGCAAGGGCAGCGTGGTCATCTTCACCGGGACAACCTGCTCACGATATGCCCAG GTGAGCGAGACTCTCACACTGGCTGGTACCTCTTACTTCACCGTGCAGCTGGATCAAAGAG GGGACAAGCAGGAAGTCCAGCATGCCCTGTGGCAGCTCACACAGCAAAGATCACTGCCCGCAGTGTTTGTGAACAAGAGCTACTTCGGAGATGCAGAAAAAATATTCCAG atgcACAGGGACGGGACGCTGAGGGACCTCCTTAGGACAGAGCTGGGAAGTATCTCTGAAGGCGGGTACGACTATGACCTGGTGGTGATTGGTGGTGGATCTGGAGGCCTAGCTGCAGccaag GAAGCTGCCAGCTTTGCCAAGAAGGTCCTCGTCCTTGACCTCGTGACCCCTTCTCCTAAAGGAGCCACATGGG gacttggtggcacctgtgtcaacgtgggctgcattcccaaaaaGCTGATGCATCAAGCCGCCCTACTGGGCCAAGCGATCCAGGATTCCCGCAGGTTTGGCTGGGAATTCGAACAACAGG TATCACACAGCTGGAGCTGCATGACTGCGGCCATCCAGAAGCGCATAAAGGCCCTGAACTTCAGCTACCGCCAAGACCTGCGGGATGGCAAGGTGGCATACCTGAACGCATTCGGGGAGCTGGTGACGTCGCATGTTGTCAAG GCGACAGACGCACAAGGGAAGGAGACTTGCCACTCGGCCTCCATGTTTATCATTGCCACTGGAGAACGACCCCGATATCCAGGCATCCCTGGAGACCGTGAGTTCTGCATCACCAG TGATGACCTATTCTCGCTGCGACACTGCCCTGGGCACACGCTGGTGGTGGGGGCGTCCTATGTCGGCTTGGAGTGTGCCGGGTTCCTGGCCGGACTGGGCCTGCAGGTCACCGTCATGGTGCGCTCCGTGCTGCTGCGGGGCTTCGACCAGAAGATGGCTCAGAAGATCGAGGAGTACATGGTCCTTCATGGAGTCCAGTTCCTGCGGCCTTTTGTTCCCACCAAG ATTGAGCAGATCCAAGATGGCCGTCCGGGGAAGCTAAGAGTGACGGCCGTCTCGACCAATGGAAAGGAGACATACGAAGGAGAGTTCAACACC GTACTGCTGGCTATCGGACGGGACGCCTGTACCAGGAACATCGGCCTCGACCGCATCGGAGTGAAATACAATCAGCA GACCGGCAAGATCCCGGTGGACGAGGACGAGCGAACCAGCGTGGGTCACATATACGCCATCGGGGATGTGCAGGAGGGCCGGCTGGAGCTGACGCCGGTGGCCATTCAGGCGGGCCGTCTGTTGGCACGGAGGCTCTATGGGGGGTGGAGCACCAAG TGTGACTATGCAAACGTGCCCACCACGGTCTTCACCCCACTGGAGTACGGGGCCTGCGGCCTGTCAGAGGAGGCCGCCACAGAGAAGTATGGACAGGACGACGTCGAG GTGTACCACGCCTCCTACTGCCCACTGGAGTGGGCGCTGCCCAGCAGAGATAAGCGCAGCTGCTATGCGAAAGTCGTCTGCCACACGCCTGACGAT GAGCGGGTCGTAGGCATCCATGTCCTGGGCCCCAATGCAGGGGAGATCATCCAGGGCTTTGCTGTGGCCCTCAAGTGTGGTCTGACCAAGGGGCAACTGGATGCCACCATCGGGATCCACCCAGTGTGTGCCGAG GTGCTAACCGATCTGACGGTAACCCAGCGTGCCGGCGATGCCGCGGCCGTCCGAGGAGGGTGCTGA